In the Candidatus Cloacimonadota bacterium genome, TTGCGATGAATGCATACCAAATCCAGCAGGACTATGCTAATTGTATCAAAAATAAAATTAACTACCATATCCAGGACGGTACGTTCCATGTTCTCAATGCCGAGGATATTTTTCTTTGCGAAAATGTGACAATTGAGCCCGGAGTGGTTCTCGATGCCACAAAAGGTCCGATTCTTGTGGATAATGATGCGCACATAATGGCGCAAGCTGTGATCAAAGGACCTGTCTATATTGGAAAAGGAAGCAAGGTCAAAGTAGGGGCAAAGATTTACGAGGGCACATCGGTAGGGAAAGTATGTAAGGTTGGAGGTGAGATAGAGGAGACGATCATTCAAGGTTATTCAAACAAGCAGCATGAAGGATTTCTCGGACACTCATATATCGGCGAGTGGGTCAATATCGGTGCAGATACAAATAACAGCGATCTCAAGAACAATTATGATCACGTAAAAACATTCTATTATCCTAAAAGAACGTTTATAAGTACAGAATCACAATTTTTTGGGGCTGTTTTTGCGGATCATACTAAAACCGGGATCAACACAACTTTTAATACAGGTATTGTAGTAGGTGTTGGATGCAATTTGTATTCATCGTTGTTATTCAGCGGTTTTATTCCATCATTCAGTATTGGAAGTGCAAACAAGATTGGTGAATATCATCTTAAAAAGATGCTCCAAACTGCCGAGATCGTCAAATCAAGACGCGGACTTATCCTGTCTGATGAAGAGAAAAAATTGCTTGAAAGTTGCTTTGAACGATCTGCACCTTTACGAAAAATATTTTTATAGGATTAAATATGAATGGACTTATTGAAGTAAAATTCAAATGTGACGAAAAGCGTTATTACGAAAATCCCCATGACATAGAAGTTAGAAAAGGGCAGTATGTGATCGTGGAAGCAGAAAAAGGTGCAGACCTTGGTTGTGTGGGCAACTATCCTCTAGATAGAGAAAAACTCGAACTACCCGATCATTATACAATACGAAAGATCATCCGCGAAGCAAGCGATGATGATATCGAAAAGATGAACCGCATCCATGAAAAAGAGGCAGATGCCCGAGAAAAATTCTTGAATGCACTTAAGGATCAGCCCTTTGAAATGGATCTGGTTGATGTCGAATACCAGTTTGATGGGAACAAGTTGACGTTTTATTTCATGGCTGAAACACGTGTTGATTTTCGAGATTTTCTCAAAGTACTTGCACGTATCTTCCGAACCAGAATAGAACTTCGTCAAATTAATGAACGGCAAGAGATCAAGCGGCTTGGCGGAATTGGACCATGTGGAAGAGAATTATGCTGTAAAAATCTTAACTTGAATTTTGACCGAGTTACCATACAAATGGCGAAAGACCAAAATGTAAGCGTTACATCCTCAAAGATGTGCGGATTATGTGGAAAATTGCTCTGCTGCCTTGCATATGAAGAAGAATTTTACAAAGAAGAAGCAGAGAAGTATCCTGAAATCGGTGAAGAGATAGAATTTAACAATAAGAAAATGACCGTTGAAAAGAACAATTTCTTAACACTCAGAATCGAGTTAAGAGATGAAAATGGCGTTCTCACGACAATTAGCTTTGATGATTATCTTGAAGATAAGATAAAGAAGAAAAAAACAAAATTTCAAGCAAAAATCACCCCTAAAAAAAATAAGAGACAAGATGATGAATAATATTAAATCGATTGCACTCGAACTCTGGCCTCTGGATGAAAATTCTCGATCCAGATGTAACGGAGCCCACGAGGTTTGTCTTCAATGTGCAGTATGCGGGTATAAGAACAACTCTTATTCCGTGGTGGATGAGTTGCCATCTCAGGAAGAACTTGCGGAGTATATTGATCATACCAATCTTAAACCTGATGCCACAAGCGTTGAAATTATCAGGTTATGCCAGGAAGCCCGAACTTATGATTTTGCATCAGTCTGCGTCAATCCATACAATGTCAAACTCGCTAAGAAAGAAATGGATAAACGAGTGGTATGTTCTGTCATTGGATTTCCGCTTGGAGCCAATCTTACCCACACAAAGCTTGAAGAAACACAGCTTGCACTGAAACAGGGTGCCACAGAATGCGATATGGTTCTGAATATTGCCGAACTAAAGGAGCAAGGTTATAATTACGTACTCACAGAGATCGAAAAGATCGCTGAACTCTGCCATGCAAACGGAGCAAGACTCAAAGTTATTCTTGAAACCTGCCTGCTTAATGAGCGTGATAAAATAATTGCATGCCTGATAGCTAAGAAAGCTGGAGCTGATTTTGTTAAGACTTCAACC is a window encoding:
- the deoC gene encoding deoxyribose-phosphate aldolase, yielding MNNIKSIALELWPLDENSRSRCNGAHEVCLQCAVCGYKNNSYSVVDELPSQEELAEYIDHTNLKPDATSVEIIRLCQEARTYDFASVCVNPYNVKLAKKEMDKRVVCSVIGFPLGANLTHTKLEETQLALKQGATECDMVLNIAELKEQGYNYVLTEIEKIAELCHANGARLKVILETCLLNERDKIIACLIAKKAGADFVKTSTGFSKSGATVDDIMLMRTVVGDYMGVKASGGIRDTETALEMISAGANRIGASSSLSIIGV
- a CDS encoding Tpl protein, whose product is MNGLIEVKFKCDEKRYYENPHDIEVRKGQYVIVEAEKGADLGCVGNYPLDREKLELPDHYTIRKIIREASDDDIEKMNRIHEKEADAREKFLNALKDQPFEMDLVDVEYQFDGNKLTFYFMAETRVDFRDFLKVLARIFRTRIELRQINERQEIKRLGGIGPCGRELCCKNLNLNFDRVTIQMAKDQNVSVTSSKMCGLCGKLLCCLAYEEEFYKEEAEKYPEIGEEIEFNNKKMTVEKNNFLTLRIELRDENGVLTTISFDDYLEDKIKKKKTKFQAKITPKKNKRQDDE